In Zingiber officinale cultivar Zhangliang chromosome 3B, Zo_v1.1, whole genome shotgun sequence, a single window of DNA contains:
- the LOC121968643 gene encoding agamous-like MADS-box protein AGL11 translates to MGRGKIEIKRIENNTSRQVTFCKRRNGLLKKAYELSVLCDAEVALIVFSTRGRLYEYSNNSIKSTIERYKKACANASNSSCTIDTNSQQYFQQESAKLRHQIQILQNANKHLMGESLSALSVKELKQLENRLERGITRIRSKKHELLFAEIEYMQKREVELQNDNIYLRAKVAENERAQEEIIVSTGTDHFDTLPAYDSRTYYHVNMMEGSSHYSHHQEQTALHLGYEIKDSSAAKNLM, encoded by the exons ATGGGGAGAGGAAAGATTGAGATCAAGCGTATCGAGAACAACACAAGCCGTCAGGTTACCTTTTGCAAGAGAAGGAATGGGCTGCTCAAGAAAGCCTATGAATTATCTGTGCTTTGCGACGCAGAGGTCGCACTAATCGTCTTCTCCACCCGCGGCCGCTTGTATGAGTACTCCAATAACAG CATCAAGTCAACAATAGAAAGGTACAAGAAGGCATGTGCCAATGCTTCGAATTCAAGCTGCACCATTGACACCAACTCACAG CAATACTTTCAGCAGGAATCGGCAAAGTTGCGCCATCAGATACAGATTCTACAAAATGCAAACAA GCACCTGATGGGTGAATCCTTGAGCGCACTCAGTGTAAAAGAGCTAAAGCAACTGGAAAACAGACTTGAAAGAGGCATCACAAGGATCAGATCCAAAAAG CATGAGCTGTTGTTTGCGGAAATTGAGTACATGCAGAAAAGG GAAGTGGAGCTTCAGAATGACAATATATACTTACGAGCCAAG GTGGCAGAGAATGAGCGAGCACAAGAAGAAATTATTGTGTCAACTGGCACCGATCACTTCGATACTCTTCCGGCTTACGATTCGAGGACCTATTACCATGTCAACATGATGGAGGGATCCTCACACTACtctcaccatcaagaacagactGCGCTtcatcttggttatgagatcaaaGATAGTTCTGCTGCAAAGAACTTGATGTAA
- the LOC121967843 gene encoding protein WVD2-like 7, with amino-acid sequence MATDVDEAYQGWSPELSDGYDSHEIPASQILDHGSISFGRFPVETLSWERRSVFTHNRCQEELEKFNGLVAKKKAYFEERYRKIRAMKAEQNQQTELTLDYSGDGSISSQSGEEDAASTQHDNFRDVKEFNVHSSSEEGKPGRAYQQEVSYSESFEEKCLCPESTLPNLISPIEILDSPEQDKNTVDTLLVQPLETALSLPHTTDLEEKSHFKSNLDNKEVLQKQWDKVLDLESKRQGTILNTSKANSDQWLPIGKSLDYKSISFIKDLASGRNIKGETKVNVVQSSKGVRTSEKIATQTLIMAPTCRVNGNTRPNLVTSSKPPVKTHSTITTPGPFTLVMERRAIKRRSTEKLTSGGSNMHVYKPSHAKDSSSLQVTTKKDAATSRLIKQRGPEVKRDIKGVRGMPLAVDNHSNSLKRAEAHVVPPKSRSVNLPYRTKLTTCVGVDSQCQTAKGTKQKEGNDKGRQFQRIDAKTAPAMSGNVTVTKKPFVTRETHSSHGGRKSRVDNLSVCDRKMRRSGTPQWR; translated from the exons ATGGCAACTGATGTTGATGAAGCCTATCAAGGGTGGTCTCCAGAGCTCTCTGATGGATATGATTCACAT GAAATTCCAGCTTCTCAAATACTTGATCATGGTTCCATTTCCTTTGGAAGATTTCCAGTTGAAACATTGTCATGGGAAAGGAGGTCAGTTTTTACTCACAACAGATGTCAGGAAGAGCTGGAGAAGTTCAATGGTCTAGTTGCAAAAAAGAAAGCCTATTTTGAAGAACGTTATAGAAAGATTAGAGCAATGAAGGCTGAGCAGAATCAGCAAACAGAACTTACATTGGATTATAGCGGTGATGGTAGCATTTCTAGtcaaagtggagaagaagatgcaGCATCTACACAGCATGACAATTTTAGAGATGTGAAAGAGTTCAATGTTCATTCTTCCTCAGAAGAAGGTAAACCTGGGAGGGCCTATCAACAAGAAGTCAGCTACAGTGAATCCTTTGAAGAAAAATGCTTATGTCCAGAGTCCACACTACCTAATCTCATTTCACCGATAGAAATTCTGGATAGCCCTGAGCAAGATAAGAACACTGTTGACACTTTGCTAGTGCAGCCATTAGAAACTGCATTATCATTACCTCACACAACCGATCTAGAAGAGAAATCACATTTTAAGAGCAATCTTGACAATAAAGAGGTCTTGCAGAAACAATGGGACAAGGTATTAGATCTCGAGTCCAAAAGACAAGGAACAATATTGAATACAAGCAAAGCAAACTCTGATCAGTGGCTACCAATTGGAAAATCTTTGGATTACAAATCAATTTCTTTTATTAAG GATCTTGCATCAGGTAGAAACATTAAAGGAGAAACTAAGGTGAATGTGGTTCAGTCATCAAAGGGAGTAAGAACATCAGAAAAGATAGCCACTCAAACTCTGATCATGGCACCAACTTGTAGAGTCAATGGCAATACTAGGCCTAACTTGGTCACTTCAAGTAAACCACCTGTAAAAACACATTCTACTATCACTACCCCAGGTCCATTTACCCTTGTAATGGAAAGAAGAGCAATCAAAAGACGAAGTACAGAAAAGCTGACCTCTGGGGGTTCAAACATGCATGTATATAAGCCAAGTCATGCGAAAGATAGTTCAAGTCTACAG GTTACAACAAAGAAAGATGCTGCAACAAGCAGATTGATAAAACAAAGAGGACCAGAAGTTAAAAG GGACATAAAAGGAGTAAGAGGCATGCCCTTGGCAGTCGACAATCACTCTAATAGCTTGAAGAGAGCTGAGGCACATGTTGTGCCACCCAAGTCAAG GTCTGTTAACCTTCCTTATAGGACCAAGCTTACAACTTGTGTTGGAGTTGATTCCCAATGTCAAACAGCCAAAGGAACTAAACAGAAAGAG GGAAATGACAAAGGCAGGCAATTTCAAAGAATTGATGCAAAGACAGCTCCTGCAATGTCTGGGAATGTAACGGTGACTAAGAAG CCATTTGTCACTCGAGAGACGCATTCATCTCATGGAGGGAGAAAATCAAGGGTCGATAATCTATCTGTCTGTGACAGGAAAATGAG GAGATCAGGGACACCACAATGGCGATAA
- the LOC121967842 gene encoding ras-related protein RABA2a-like: MARREGLHEEYDYLFKMVLIGDSGVGKSNLLSRFTRNQFSLDSKSTIGVEFAARTLQVEGKAVKAQIWDTAGQERYRAITSAYYRGALGALLVYDVTKPKSFENTSRWLKELRDHADSNIIVMLIGNKTDLKHLRAVAQEDAQSFAEKEGISFMETSALEATNVEKAFQIILSEIYRIMCKKSLISSTEPKLKPGASENIRGNTIEVTETNATDTQSRCCSR; encoded by the exons ATGGCTAGGCGAGAGGGATTGCATGAAGAATACGATTACCTGTTCAAGATGGTCTTGATCGGCGACTCTGGTGTCGGAAAATCGAACCTCCTCTCCCGCTTCACCCGAAACCAGTTTTCCCTCGATTCCAAGTCCACCATCGGCGTCGAATTCGCCGCCCGCACCCTCCAG GTCGAAGGCAAGGCAGTAAAAGCACAGATATGGGATACAGCAGGCCAAGAACGATACCGAGCGATCACCAGTGCCTATTATCGAGGTGCCCTTGGTGCACTCCTCGTTTATGATGTAACTAAACCGAAGTCCTTCGAGAATACTAGTCGTTGGCTCAAGGAGCTTCGTGATCATGCTGATTCAAACATCATAGTCATGCTCATTGGTAATAAAACTGATCTGAAGCACCTCCGTGCTGTTGCCCAAGAGGATGCTCAAAGCTTCGCTGAGAAGGAGGGCATTTCCTTTATGGAGACCTCTGCCCTTGAGGCTACAAATGTGGAGAAGGCATTTCAGATAATTCTTTCCGAGATATATAGGATCATGTGCAAGAAGTCCCTAATCTCTTCCACAGAACCCAAGCTGAAGCCAGGAGCTTCAGAGAACATAAGAGGAAACACCATTGAGGTGACAGAGACTAATGCTACCGACACACAAAGTAGATGTTGTTCAAGGTAG